A genomic segment from Anas platyrhynchos isolate ZD024472 breed Pekin duck chromosome 5, IASCAAS_PekinDuck_T2T, whole genome shotgun sequence encodes:
- the DACT1 gene encoding dapper homolog 1 isoform X1: protein MKASPGAAASVGSGPAPAPAPGSGSVPGTGPSGGADARWREKGEAEAERQRTRERLEATLAGLGELDYLRQRQELLVKSLLLRRPPGAQGGRGEQQAGEGPPPRSLEEKFLEENILLLRRQLNCLRRRDAGLLNQLQELDKQISDLRLDVEKTTDEHLETDSRPSSGFYELSDGASGSLSNSSNSVFSECLSSCHSSTCFCSPLEATLNISDGRPKSADLIGWMDYNKEGQHEDQTAGSVCRSLSTPHSNSLDVVADVHPKYQCDLVSKNGSDVYRYPSPLHAVAVQSPMFLLPVTENPQREEERLGCDITDVCAGSEIDSGKPADAFLPPGSWPASCPSASKRIDGYILSLVQRKTHSVRTNKPRTSLNADPTKGILRHGSMCVRQAAGAVSHSNVVNLKSTKQACLPPSGTAALDTVVSSPLKQRPREAAGEQVDSRKVPLPPAFPPGAASEAQSKHLPRGAKPAPSELNRHAVATTGDVPKESSQIFAASPKESPGKPVVLQPETRVSQPPKKVLLKSSLQAAHTSSPPVEERPTLDFKSEGSSSQSLDDGLLVNAQYIPAQQQSVKLHKGTRNVKILKSSALKHRPHLTNGLENSAQTLREKGKPVGKKCRFPEELDTNKKLKKPSSRGKRSSGLQPESGLQGRPAGLHKSVIRSHGHGREVVVAKPKHKRADYRRWKSSAEISYEEALRRARRNRRDGVGVYSQVPLPYVSPYAYVASDSEYSAECESLFHSTVVDTSEDEQSNYTTNCFGDSESSLSEVEFVGESTTTSDSDESGGLIWSQFVQTLPIQTVTAPELHENAAKAFVKIKASHNLKKKILRFRSGSLKLMTTV from the exons ATGAAGGCCAGCCCCGGGGCCGCAGCCTCGGTGGGATCCggaccggcaccggcaccggcaccgggatcGGGGTCGGTGCCGGGAACGGGGCCGTCGGGGGGAGCCGATGCTCGCTGGAGGGAGAAGGGCGAAGCGGAGGCGGAGCGGCAGCGCACCCGGGAGAGGCTGGAAGCCACGTTAGCCGGGCTGGGCGAGCTGGACTACCtgaggcagaggcaggagctgctggtgaaGAGCCTCCTGCTGCGGCGACCCCCGGGGGCTCAGGGGGGCCGAGGGGAGCAGCAGGCGGGCGAGGGGCCGCCGCCGCGGAGCCTGGAGGAGAAATTCCTGGAGGAGAACATCCTCCTCCTGCGGCGGCAGCTG aactgCTTGAGGAGGAGGGATGCCGGCCTATTAAATCAGTTGCAAGAGCTAGATAAGCAAATAAGTGACCTCCGTCTGGACGTGGAAAAAACGACAGATGAACACCTTGAGACAGACAGTCGTCCAAGTTCAG GGTTTTATGAGCTGAGTGATGGAGCTTCTGGATCGCTCTCGAATTCGTCTAACTCTGTCTTCAGTGAGTGTTTATCCAGTTGCCATTCTAGCACTTGCTTTTGCAGCCCTTTGGAGGCAACACTGAATATCTCAGATGGACGCCCTAAATCTGCAG ATCTCATAGGCTGGATGGATTATAATAAGGAAGGCCAGCATGAGGACCAGACCGCAGGCTCTGTCTGTCGCTCTTTGTCCACACCGCACTCAAATTCCCTCGATGTCGTTGCAGATGTCCACCCAAAGTACCAGTGCGATCTGGTGTCTAAAAACGGGAGTGACGTCTACCGGTACCCCAGCCCTCTCCACGCGGTCGCTGTGCAGAGTCCCATGTTTCTTCTCCCTGTGACTGAGAACCCACAACGAGAAGAGGAGAGACTCGGCTGCGATATTACCGACGTTTGTGCTGGATCTGAAATAGACTCAGGAAAACCAGCCGATGCCTTTCTCCCGCCGGGCTCCTGGCCTGCGTCGTGCCCATCCGCCAGCAAGAGGATAGACGGCTACATCTTAAGCCTGGTGCAGAGAAAGACTCACTCTGTAAGGACTAACAAACCAAGGACAAGTCTCAACGCTGATCCCACCAAAGGGATCTTGCGACACGGCAGCATGTGTGTCAGGCAGGCTGCCGGGGCGGTTTCACACAGCAACGTTGTGAACCTGAAGAGCACGAAGCAAGCGTGCTTGCCACCCAGTGGGACAGCAGCTTTGGACACCGTGGTGTCCTCCCCGCTCAAGCAGAGGCCGAGGGAGGCAGCTGGTGAGCAGGTGGACAGTAGAAAGGTGCCTTTGCCACCAGCTTTTCCACCTGGTGCGGCGAGTGAAGCTCAGAGCAAGCATCTGCCACGTGGGGCCAAGCCAGCGCCTTCAGAGCTAAACCGGCACGCGGTGGCTACCACAGGGGATGTTCCCAAGGAAAGCAGCCAGATCTTTGCTGCATCTCCCAAAGAGAGCCCAGGGAAGCCGGTGGTGCTGCAGCCAGAGACCAGGGTCAGCCAGCCTCCCAAAAAGGTTCTGCTGAAGAGCAGCTTGCAGGCAGCTCACACCTCCTCGCCTCCAGTGGAGGAGAGGCCCACTCTGGATTTCAAAAGCGAGGGCTCCTCTTCTCAGAGCCTTGACGATGGGCTGCTGGTGAACGCCCAGTACATACCGGCCCAGCAGCAAAGTGTTAAGCTCCATAAAGGCACCCGAAATGTCAAGATTTTGAAAAGCTCGGCACTGAAACACAGGCCGCACCTCACCAACGGGCTGGAAAACAGCGCGCAGACGTTGCGGGAGAAAGGCAAGCCGGTTGGCAAGAAGTGCCGCTTTCCTGAGGAATTGGATACaaataagaaactgaaaaagccCTCCTCCAGGGGGAAGAGGAGCAGCGGCTTGCAGCCGGAGTCTGGCCTCCAGGGCCGGCCGGCCGGCCTCCATAAATCGGTAATCAGATCCCACGGACACGGccgggaggtggtggtggccaAACCGAAACACAAGCGGGCCGACTACCGCCGGTGGAAGTCGTCGGCGGAGATTTCCTACGAGGAGGCCCTGCGGAGGGCGAGGAGGAACCGGCGGGATGGCGTAGGAGTCTACTCGCAAGTTCCCCTGCCGTATGTCAGCCCCTACGCCTACGTGGCCAGCGACTCGGAGTACTCGGCGGAGTGCGAGTCTTTGTTCCACTCCACCGTGGTGGACACGAGCGAGGACGAGCAGAGCAACTACACGACGAACTGCTTCGGAGACAGCGAGTCCAGCCTGAGTGAGGTGGAGTTCGTCGGGGAGAGCACCACCACCAGCGACTCTGATGAAAGCGGGGGCCTCATTTGGTCCCAGTTTGTCCAGACGCTCCCCATCCAGACGGTCACGGCTCCGGAGCTGCATGAAAATGCAGCAAAGGCCTTTGTCAAAATCAAAGCCTCCCACAACCTCAAGAAGAAAATCCTGCGCTTTCGGTCAGGCTCCCTGAAGCTCATGACGACCGTCTAG
- the DACT1 gene encoding dapper homolog 1 isoform X4 translates to MKASPGAAASVGSGPAPAPAPGSGSVPGTGPSGGADARWREKGEAEAERQRTRERLEATLAGLGELDYLRQRQELLVKSLLLRRPPGAQGGRGEQQAGEGPPPRSLEEKFLEENILLLRRQLNCLRRRDAGLLNQLQELDKQISDLRLDVEKTTDEHLETDSRPSSGFYELSDGASGSLSNSSNSVFNVHPKYQCDLVSKNGSDVYRYPSPLHAVAVQSPMFLLPVTENPQREEERLGCDITDVCAGSEIDSGKPADAFLPPGSWPASCPSASKRIDGYILSLVQRKTHSVRTNKPRTSLNADPTKGILRHGSMCVRQAAGAVSHSNVVNLKSTKQACLPPSGTAALDTVVSSPLKQRPREAAGEQVDSRKVPLPPAFPPGAASEAQSKHLPRGAKPAPSELNRHAVATTGDVPKESSQIFAASPKESPGKPVVLQPETRVSQPPKKVLLKSSLQAAHTSSPPVEERPTLDFKSEGSSSQSLDDGLLVNAQYIPAQQQSVKLHKGTRNVKILKSSALKHRPHLTNGLENSAQTLREKGKPVGKKCRFPEELDTNKKLKKPSSRGKRSSGLQPESGLQGRPAGLHKSVIRSHGHGREVVVAKPKHKRADYRRWKSSAEISYEEALRRARRNRRDGVGVYSQVPLPYVSPYAYVASDSEYSAECESLFHSTVVDTSEDEQSNYTTNCFGDSESSLSEVEFVGESTTTSDSDESGGLIWSQFVQTLPIQTVTAPELHENAAKAFVKIKASHNLKKKILRFRSGSLKLMTTV, encoded by the exons ATGAAGGCCAGCCCCGGGGCCGCAGCCTCGGTGGGATCCggaccggcaccggcaccggcaccgggatcGGGGTCGGTGCCGGGAACGGGGCCGTCGGGGGGAGCCGATGCTCGCTGGAGGGAGAAGGGCGAAGCGGAGGCGGAGCGGCAGCGCACCCGGGAGAGGCTGGAAGCCACGTTAGCCGGGCTGGGCGAGCTGGACTACCtgaggcagaggcaggagctgctggtgaaGAGCCTCCTGCTGCGGCGACCCCCGGGGGCTCAGGGGGGCCGAGGGGAGCAGCAGGCGGGCGAGGGGCCGCCGCCGCGGAGCCTGGAGGAGAAATTCCTGGAGGAGAACATCCTCCTCCTGCGGCGGCAGCTG aactgCTTGAGGAGGAGGGATGCCGGCCTATTAAATCAGTTGCAAGAGCTAGATAAGCAAATAAGTGACCTCCGTCTGGACGTGGAAAAAACGACAGATGAACACCTTGAGACAGACAGTCGTCCAAGTTCAG GGTTTTATGAGCTGAGTGATGGAGCTTCTGGATCGCTCTCGAATTCGTCTAACTCTGTCTTCA ATGTCCACCCAAAGTACCAGTGCGATCTGGTGTCTAAAAACGGGAGTGACGTCTACCGGTACCCCAGCCCTCTCCACGCGGTCGCTGTGCAGAGTCCCATGTTTCTTCTCCCTGTGACTGAGAACCCACAACGAGAAGAGGAGAGACTCGGCTGCGATATTACCGACGTTTGTGCTGGATCTGAAATAGACTCAGGAAAACCAGCCGATGCCTTTCTCCCGCCGGGCTCCTGGCCTGCGTCGTGCCCATCCGCCAGCAAGAGGATAGACGGCTACATCTTAAGCCTGGTGCAGAGAAAGACTCACTCTGTAAGGACTAACAAACCAAGGACAAGTCTCAACGCTGATCCCACCAAAGGGATCTTGCGACACGGCAGCATGTGTGTCAGGCAGGCTGCCGGGGCGGTTTCACACAGCAACGTTGTGAACCTGAAGAGCACGAAGCAAGCGTGCTTGCCACCCAGTGGGACAGCAGCTTTGGACACCGTGGTGTCCTCCCCGCTCAAGCAGAGGCCGAGGGAGGCAGCTGGTGAGCAGGTGGACAGTAGAAAGGTGCCTTTGCCACCAGCTTTTCCACCTGGTGCGGCGAGTGAAGCTCAGAGCAAGCATCTGCCACGTGGGGCCAAGCCAGCGCCTTCAGAGCTAAACCGGCACGCGGTGGCTACCACAGGGGATGTTCCCAAGGAAAGCAGCCAGATCTTTGCTGCATCTCCCAAAGAGAGCCCAGGGAAGCCGGTGGTGCTGCAGCCAGAGACCAGGGTCAGCCAGCCTCCCAAAAAGGTTCTGCTGAAGAGCAGCTTGCAGGCAGCTCACACCTCCTCGCCTCCAGTGGAGGAGAGGCCCACTCTGGATTTCAAAAGCGAGGGCTCCTCTTCTCAGAGCCTTGACGATGGGCTGCTGGTGAACGCCCAGTACATACCGGCCCAGCAGCAAAGTGTTAAGCTCCATAAAGGCACCCGAAATGTCAAGATTTTGAAAAGCTCGGCACTGAAACACAGGCCGCACCTCACCAACGGGCTGGAAAACAGCGCGCAGACGTTGCGGGAGAAAGGCAAGCCGGTTGGCAAGAAGTGCCGCTTTCCTGAGGAATTGGATACaaataagaaactgaaaaagccCTCCTCCAGGGGGAAGAGGAGCAGCGGCTTGCAGCCGGAGTCTGGCCTCCAGGGCCGGCCGGCCGGCCTCCATAAATCGGTAATCAGATCCCACGGACACGGccgggaggtggtggtggccaAACCGAAACACAAGCGGGCCGACTACCGCCGGTGGAAGTCGTCGGCGGAGATTTCCTACGAGGAGGCCCTGCGGAGGGCGAGGAGGAACCGGCGGGATGGCGTAGGAGTCTACTCGCAAGTTCCCCTGCCGTATGTCAGCCCCTACGCCTACGTGGCCAGCGACTCGGAGTACTCGGCGGAGTGCGAGTCTTTGTTCCACTCCACCGTGGTGGACACGAGCGAGGACGAGCAGAGCAACTACACGACGAACTGCTTCGGAGACAGCGAGTCCAGCCTGAGTGAGGTGGAGTTCGTCGGGGAGAGCACCACCACCAGCGACTCTGATGAAAGCGGGGGCCTCATTTGGTCCCAGTTTGTCCAGACGCTCCCCATCCAGACGGTCACGGCTCCGGAGCTGCATGAAAATGCAGCAAAGGCCTTTGTCAAAATCAAAGCCTCCCACAACCTCAAGAAGAAAATCCTGCGCTTTCGGTCAGGCTCCCTGAAGCTCATGACGACCGTCTAG
- the DACT1 gene encoding dapper homolog 1 isoform X2 — protein MKASPGAAASVGSGPAPAPAPGSGSVPGTGPSGGADARWREKGEAEAERQRTRERLEATLAGLGELDYLRQRQELLVKSLLLRRPPGAQGGRGEQQAGEGPPPRSLEEKFLEENILLLRRQLNCLRRRDAGLLNQLQELDKQISDLRLDVEKTTDEHLETDSRPSSGFYELSDGASGSLSNSSNSVFNLIGWMDYNKEGQHEDQTAGSVCRSLSTPHSNSLDVVADVHPKYQCDLVSKNGSDVYRYPSPLHAVAVQSPMFLLPVTENPQREEERLGCDITDVCAGSEIDSGKPADAFLPPGSWPASCPSASKRIDGYILSLVQRKTHSVRTNKPRTSLNADPTKGILRHGSMCVRQAAGAVSHSNVVNLKSTKQACLPPSGTAALDTVVSSPLKQRPREAAGEQVDSRKVPLPPAFPPGAASEAQSKHLPRGAKPAPSELNRHAVATTGDVPKESSQIFAASPKESPGKPVVLQPETRVSQPPKKVLLKSSLQAAHTSSPPVEERPTLDFKSEGSSSQSLDDGLLVNAQYIPAQQQSVKLHKGTRNVKILKSSALKHRPHLTNGLENSAQTLREKGKPVGKKCRFPEELDTNKKLKKPSSRGKRSSGLQPESGLQGRPAGLHKSVIRSHGHGREVVVAKPKHKRADYRRWKSSAEISYEEALRRARRNRRDGVGVYSQVPLPYVSPYAYVASDSEYSAECESLFHSTVVDTSEDEQSNYTTNCFGDSESSLSEVEFVGESTTTSDSDESGGLIWSQFVQTLPIQTVTAPELHENAAKAFVKIKASHNLKKKILRFRSGSLKLMTTV, from the exons ATGAAGGCCAGCCCCGGGGCCGCAGCCTCGGTGGGATCCggaccggcaccggcaccggcaccgggatcGGGGTCGGTGCCGGGAACGGGGCCGTCGGGGGGAGCCGATGCTCGCTGGAGGGAGAAGGGCGAAGCGGAGGCGGAGCGGCAGCGCACCCGGGAGAGGCTGGAAGCCACGTTAGCCGGGCTGGGCGAGCTGGACTACCtgaggcagaggcaggagctgctggtgaaGAGCCTCCTGCTGCGGCGACCCCCGGGGGCTCAGGGGGGCCGAGGGGAGCAGCAGGCGGGCGAGGGGCCGCCGCCGCGGAGCCTGGAGGAGAAATTCCTGGAGGAGAACATCCTCCTCCTGCGGCGGCAGCTG aactgCTTGAGGAGGAGGGATGCCGGCCTATTAAATCAGTTGCAAGAGCTAGATAAGCAAATAAGTGACCTCCGTCTGGACGTGGAAAAAACGACAGATGAACACCTTGAGACAGACAGTCGTCCAAGTTCAG GGTTTTATGAGCTGAGTGATGGAGCTTCTGGATCGCTCTCGAATTCGTCTAACTCTGTCTTCA ATCTCATAGGCTGGATGGATTATAATAAGGAAGGCCAGCATGAGGACCAGACCGCAGGCTCTGTCTGTCGCTCTTTGTCCACACCGCACTCAAATTCCCTCGATGTCGTTGCAGATGTCCACCCAAAGTACCAGTGCGATCTGGTGTCTAAAAACGGGAGTGACGTCTACCGGTACCCCAGCCCTCTCCACGCGGTCGCTGTGCAGAGTCCCATGTTTCTTCTCCCTGTGACTGAGAACCCACAACGAGAAGAGGAGAGACTCGGCTGCGATATTACCGACGTTTGTGCTGGATCTGAAATAGACTCAGGAAAACCAGCCGATGCCTTTCTCCCGCCGGGCTCCTGGCCTGCGTCGTGCCCATCCGCCAGCAAGAGGATAGACGGCTACATCTTAAGCCTGGTGCAGAGAAAGACTCACTCTGTAAGGACTAACAAACCAAGGACAAGTCTCAACGCTGATCCCACCAAAGGGATCTTGCGACACGGCAGCATGTGTGTCAGGCAGGCTGCCGGGGCGGTTTCACACAGCAACGTTGTGAACCTGAAGAGCACGAAGCAAGCGTGCTTGCCACCCAGTGGGACAGCAGCTTTGGACACCGTGGTGTCCTCCCCGCTCAAGCAGAGGCCGAGGGAGGCAGCTGGTGAGCAGGTGGACAGTAGAAAGGTGCCTTTGCCACCAGCTTTTCCACCTGGTGCGGCGAGTGAAGCTCAGAGCAAGCATCTGCCACGTGGGGCCAAGCCAGCGCCTTCAGAGCTAAACCGGCACGCGGTGGCTACCACAGGGGATGTTCCCAAGGAAAGCAGCCAGATCTTTGCTGCATCTCCCAAAGAGAGCCCAGGGAAGCCGGTGGTGCTGCAGCCAGAGACCAGGGTCAGCCAGCCTCCCAAAAAGGTTCTGCTGAAGAGCAGCTTGCAGGCAGCTCACACCTCCTCGCCTCCAGTGGAGGAGAGGCCCACTCTGGATTTCAAAAGCGAGGGCTCCTCTTCTCAGAGCCTTGACGATGGGCTGCTGGTGAACGCCCAGTACATACCGGCCCAGCAGCAAAGTGTTAAGCTCCATAAAGGCACCCGAAATGTCAAGATTTTGAAAAGCTCGGCACTGAAACACAGGCCGCACCTCACCAACGGGCTGGAAAACAGCGCGCAGACGTTGCGGGAGAAAGGCAAGCCGGTTGGCAAGAAGTGCCGCTTTCCTGAGGAATTGGATACaaataagaaactgaaaaagccCTCCTCCAGGGGGAAGAGGAGCAGCGGCTTGCAGCCGGAGTCTGGCCTCCAGGGCCGGCCGGCCGGCCTCCATAAATCGGTAATCAGATCCCACGGACACGGccgggaggtggtggtggccaAACCGAAACACAAGCGGGCCGACTACCGCCGGTGGAAGTCGTCGGCGGAGATTTCCTACGAGGAGGCCCTGCGGAGGGCGAGGAGGAACCGGCGGGATGGCGTAGGAGTCTACTCGCAAGTTCCCCTGCCGTATGTCAGCCCCTACGCCTACGTGGCCAGCGACTCGGAGTACTCGGCGGAGTGCGAGTCTTTGTTCCACTCCACCGTGGTGGACACGAGCGAGGACGAGCAGAGCAACTACACGACGAACTGCTTCGGAGACAGCGAGTCCAGCCTGAGTGAGGTGGAGTTCGTCGGGGAGAGCACCACCACCAGCGACTCTGATGAAAGCGGGGGCCTCATTTGGTCCCAGTTTGTCCAGACGCTCCCCATCCAGACGGTCACGGCTCCGGAGCTGCATGAAAATGCAGCAAAGGCCTTTGTCAAAATCAAAGCCTCCCACAACCTCAAGAAGAAAATCCTGCGCTTTCGGTCAGGCTCCCTGAAGCTCATGACGACCGTCTAG
- the DACT1 gene encoding dapper homolog 1 isoform X3 translates to MKASPGAAASVGSGPAPAPAPGSGSVPGTGPSGGADARWREKGEAEAERQRTRERLEATLAGLGELDYLRQRQELLVKSLLLRRPPGAQGGRGEQQAGEGPPPRSLEEKFLEENILLLRRQLNCLRRRDAGLLNQLQELDKQISDLRLDVEKTTDEHLETDSRPSSGFYELSDGASGSLSNSSNSVFSECLSSCHSSTCFCSPLEATLNISDGRPKSADVHPKYQCDLVSKNGSDVYRYPSPLHAVAVQSPMFLLPVTENPQREEERLGCDITDVCAGSEIDSGKPADAFLPPGSWPASCPSASKRIDGYILSLVQRKTHSVRTNKPRTSLNADPTKGILRHGSMCVRQAAGAVSHSNVVNLKSTKQACLPPSGTAALDTVVSSPLKQRPREAAGEQVDSRKVPLPPAFPPGAASEAQSKHLPRGAKPAPSELNRHAVATTGDVPKESSQIFAASPKESPGKPVVLQPETRVSQPPKKVLLKSSLQAAHTSSPPVEERPTLDFKSEGSSSQSLDDGLLVNAQYIPAQQQSVKLHKGTRNVKILKSSALKHRPHLTNGLENSAQTLREKGKPVGKKCRFPEELDTNKKLKKPSSRGKRSSGLQPESGLQGRPAGLHKSVIRSHGHGREVVVAKPKHKRADYRRWKSSAEISYEEALRRARRNRRDGVGVYSQVPLPYVSPYAYVASDSEYSAECESLFHSTVVDTSEDEQSNYTTNCFGDSESSLSEVEFVGESTTTSDSDESGGLIWSQFVQTLPIQTVTAPELHENAAKAFVKIKASHNLKKKILRFRSGSLKLMTTV, encoded by the exons ATGAAGGCCAGCCCCGGGGCCGCAGCCTCGGTGGGATCCggaccggcaccggcaccggcaccgggatcGGGGTCGGTGCCGGGAACGGGGCCGTCGGGGGGAGCCGATGCTCGCTGGAGGGAGAAGGGCGAAGCGGAGGCGGAGCGGCAGCGCACCCGGGAGAGGCTGGAAGCCACGTTAGCCGGGCTGGGCGAGCTGGACTACCtgaggcagaggcaggagctgctggtgaaGAGCCTCCTGCTGCGGCGACCCCCGGGGGCTCAGGGGGGCCGAGGGGAGCAGCAGGCGGGCGAGGGGCCGCCGCCGCGGAGCCTGGAGGAGAAATTCCTGGAGGAGAACATCCTCCTCCTGCGGCGGCAGCTG aactgCTTGAGGAGGAGGGATGCCGGCCTATTAAATCAGTTGCAAGAGCTAGATAAGCAAATAAGTGACCTCCGTCTGGACGTGGAAAAAACGACAGATGAACACCTTGAGACAGACAGTCGTCCAAGTTCAG GGTTTTATGAGCTGAGTGATGGAGCTTCTGGATCGCTCTCGAATTCGTCTAACTCTGTCTTCAGTGAGTGTTTATCCAGTTGCCATTCTAGCACTTGCTTTTGCAGCCCTTTGGAGGCAACACTGAATATCTCAGATGGACGCCCTAAATCTGCAG ATGTCCACCCAAAGTACCAGTGCGATCTGGTGTCTAAAAACGGGAGTGACGTCTACCGGTACCCCAGCCCTCTCCACGCGGTCGCTGTGCAGAGTCCCATGTTTCTTCTCCCTGTGACTGAGAACCCACAACGAGAAGAGGAGAGACTCGGCTGCGATATTACCGACGTTTGTGCTGGATCTGAAATAGACTCAGGAAAACCAGCCGATGCCTTTCTCCCGCCGGGCTCCTGGCCTGCGTCGTGCCCATCCGCCAGCAAGAGGATAGACGGCTACATCTTAAGCCTGGTGCAGAGAAAGACTCACTCTGTAAGGACTAACAAACCAAGGACAAGTCTCAACGCTGATCCCACCAAAGGGATCTTGCGACACGGCAGCATGTGTGTCAGGCAGGCTGCCGGGGCGGTTTCACACAGCAACGTTGTGAACCTGAAGAGCACGAAGCAAGCGTGCTTGCCACCCAGTGGGACAGCAGCTTTGGACACCGTGGTGTCCTCCCCGCTCAAGCAGAGGCCGAGGGAGGCAGCTGGTGAGCAGGTGGACAGTAGAAAGGTGCCTTTGCCACCAGCTTTTCCACCTGGTGCGGCGAGTGAAGCTCAGAGCAAGCATCTGCCACGTGGGGCCAAGCCAGCGCCTTCAGAGCTAAACCGGCACGCGGTGGCTACCACAGGGGATGTTCCCAAGGAAAGCAGCCAGATCTTTGCTGCATCTCCCAAAGAGAGCCCAGGGAAGCCGGTGGTGCTGCAGCCAGAGACCAGGGTCAGCCAGCCTCCCAAAAAGGTTCTGCTGAAGAGCAGCTTGCAGGCAGCTCACACCTCCTCGCCTCCAGTGGAGGAGAGGCCCACTCTGGATTTCAAAAGCGAGGGCTCCTCTTCTCAGAGCCTTGACGATGGGCTGCTGGTGAACGCCCAGTACATACCGGCCCAGCAGCAAAGTGTTAAGCTCCATAAAGGCACCCGAAATGTCAAGATTTTGAAAAGCTCGGCACTGAAACACAGGCCGCACCTCACCAACGGGCTGGAAAACAGCGCGCAGACGTTGCGGGAGAAAGGCAAGCCGGTTGGCAAGAAGTGCCGCTTTCCTGAGGAATTGGATACaaataagaaactgaaaaagccCTCCTCCAGGGGGAAGAGGAGCAGCGGCTTGCAGCCGGAGTCTGGCCTCCAGGGCCGGCCGGCCGGCCTCCATAAATCGGTAATCAGATCCCACGGACACGGccgggaggtggtggtggccaAACCGAAACACAAGCGGGCCGACTACCGCCGGTGGAAGTCGTCGGCGGAGATTTCCTACGAGGAGGCCCTGCGGAGGGCGAGGAGGAACCGGCGGGATGGCGTAGGAGTCTACTCGCAAGTTCCCCTGCCGTATGTCAGCCCCTACGCCTACGTGGCCAGCGACTCGGAGTACTCGGCGGAGTGCGAGTCTTTGTTCCACTCCACCGTGGTGGACACGAGCGAGGACGAGCAGAGCAACTACACGACGAACTGCTTCGGAGACAGCGAGTCCAGCCTGAGTGAGGTGGAGTTCGTCGGGGAGAGCACCACCACCAGCGACTCTGATGAAAGCGGGGGCCTCATTTGGTCCCAGTTTGTCCAGACGCTCCCCATCCAGACGGTCACGGCTCCGGAGCTGCATGAAAATGCAGCAAAGGCCTTTGTCAAAATCAAAGCCTCCCACAACCTCAAGAAGAAAATCCTGCGCTTTCGGTCAGGCTCCCTGAAGCTCATGACGACCGTCTAG